A region from the Hypericibacter adhaerens genome encodes:
- a CDS encoding cupin domain-containing protein: MFSRLFYSAIFAALALSPAMADDASRSKVTVVFDHVLPNVPGKSMRGVLVEYEPGGTSAAHTHPNSAFIYATVLEGAIRSQVNDGPATVYRAGESFAELPGDHHAVSENVSDTEPARLLAVFVVDTDETNLVIDDQP, encoded by the coding sequence ATGTTCTCGCGGCTTTTTTACAGCGCCATTTTCGCGGCTCTCGCGCTGTCCCCCGCTATGGCCGACGACGCGTCGAGGTCCAAGGTGACCGTGGTCTTCGACCATGTCCTGCCGAACGTGCCCGGCAAGAGCATGCGGGGCGTGCTCGTCGAATATGAACCCGGCGGCACGTCGGCGGCACATACCCACCCGAACTCCGCCTTCATCTACGCGACGGTCCTGGAAGGCGCCATTCGCAGCCAGGTCAATGACGGCCCGGCGACGGTGTATCGCGCCGGCGAGAGCTTCGCCGAGCTGCCCGGCGACCATCACGCCGTTAGCGAAAATGTCAGCGACACCGAGCCCGCGCGACTGCTGGCTGTTTTTGTCGTCGACACCGACGAAACGAACCTCGTCATCGACGACCAGCCGTGA
- a CDS encoding fumarylacetoacetate hydrolase family protein, producing MSHPLPLTLSVATTLPNDARSATLIGRVWRPELEGPSVVRLDGETVVDITAAFPTVSQLCEQSDPAKAAKAAKGEVIGGLAEILANTPTDRRNEARPSLLAPIDLQAVKASGVTFVTSLIERVIEEQARGAPERAAGVRAEIVAAIGSDLKALKPGSPAAMALKELLIKKGLWSQYLEVGIGPDAEIFTKAQPMASVGHGAEIGIHPGSVWNNPEPEVVLAVSSAGRIVGATLGNDVNLRDFEGRSALLLGKAKDNNASSAIGPFLRLFDGGFTLDHVRKADIGLRVEGPDQFRLQGGSSIAEISRDPEDLVHQLIGPYHQYPDGVVLYLGTMFAPIQDRRGKGQGFTHEIGDIVTIATPTLGSLTNRVVTSDKAPAWRFGTSQLMRNLAKRGLI from the coding sequence ATGAGCCATCCCCTGCCGCTGACCCTGTCGGTCGCGACGACCCTGCCGAACGATGCCCGGTCCGCGACCCTGATCGGGCGGGTCTGGCGGCCGGAGCTCGAGGGGCCCTCGGTCGTGCGGCTCGATGGCGAGACGGTCGTCGATATCACGGCCGCCTTTCCGACGGTCTCTCAGCTTTGCGAGCAATCCGATCCGGCCAAGGCCGCCAAGGCCGCCAAAGGCGAGGTGATCGGCGGCCTGGCCGAGATCCTGGCCAACACCCCGACCGACCGACGGAACGAGGCCAGGCCCTCGCTGCTGGCACCGATCGATCTGCAAGCCGTGAAGGCTTCGGGCGTGACCTTCGTCACCTCGCTGATCGAGCGGGTGATCGAGGAGCAGGCGCGGGGTGCGCCGGAGCGAGCGGCCGGGGTCAGGGCCGAGATCGTCGCCGCCATCGGCAGCGATCTCAAGGCGCTGAAGCCCGGCTCGCCGGCGGCCATGGCGCTCAAGGAGCTGCTCATCAAGAAGGGGCTCTGGTCGCAATATCTCGAGGTGGGGATCGGGCCCGATGCCGAGATCTTCACCAAGGCCCAGCCGATGGCCTCGGTCGGCCATGGCGCCGAGATCGGGATCCATCCGGGCTCGGTCTGGAACAATCCGGAGCCCGAGGTGGTGCTGGCGGTCTCCTCGGCCGGGCGCATCGTCGGCGCCACGCTCGGCAACGACGTCAATCTGCGCGATTTCGAGGGCCGCTCGGCGCTGCTCCTGGGCAAGGCCAAGGACAACAACGCCTCCTCGGCCATCGGCCCGTTCCTGCGGCTGTTCGACGGCGGCTTCACCCTCGACCATGTGCGCAAGGCCGATATCGGCCTGCGGGTCGAGGGGCCGGACCAGTTCCGCCTCCAGGGCGGCTCCTCGATCGCCGAGATCAGCCGCGACCCCGAGGATCTGGTGCATCAGCTGATCGGGCCCTATCACCAGTATCCCGACGGGGTGGTGCTCTATCTCGGCACCATGTTCGCGCCGATCCAGGACCGGCGGGGCAAGGGTCAGGGCTTCACCCACGAGATCGGCGACATCGTCACCATCGCCACGCCGACCCTCGGCAGCCTGACCAACCGCGTCGTCACCAGCGACAAGGCCCCGGCCTGGCGCTTCGGCACCAGCCAGCTGATGCGCAACCTGGCCAAACGCGGGCTGATCTAG
- a CDS encoding enoyl-CoA hydratase/isomerase family protein produces MDENILCTVENQVAIITLNRPAKLNAMTPEMIQQIIEATERCNHDDDVRAVIVTGAGEKSFCAGSDIRELDTYPTPWAFRSRPDYCDAVRKLVKPSIAAVNGYAFGGGLETAMSCDIRICSPNARFAAPEIKLGWIGGGGMAVHLAHAVGPSNAALMIMTGDPIEAEKALAWGLVSEIVPAEKLQARAREIAAAIAARAPIAAETAKLNLRAAFSMPLDKAIEYERDLQTVCFATEDAMEGRQAFKEKRAPLFKRR; encoded by the coding sequence ATGGACGAGAACATCCTCTGTACGGTCGAGAACCAGGTCGCGATCATCACGCTGAACCGACCGGCCAAGCTCAACGCCATGACGCCGGAGATGATCCAGCAGATCATCGAGGCAACCGAGCGCTGCAACCATGACGACGATGTGCGGGCCGTGATCGTGACGGGAGCGGGGGAGAAATCCTTCTGCGCCGGCTCCGACATCCGCGAGCTCGACACCTATCCCACGCCCTGGGCCTTCCGCTCGCGTCCCGACTATTGCGACGCCGTGCGCAAGCTGGTGAAGCCTTCGATCGCGGCGGTCAATGGCTATGCCTTCGGCGGCGGGCTCGAGACGGCGATGAGCTGCGACATCCGCATCTGCTCGCCCAATGCGCGCTTCGCGGCACCCGAGATCAAGCTCGGCTGGATCGGCGGCGGCGGCATGGCGGTCCATCTCGCCCATGCGGTGGGGCCTTCCAACGCGGCGCTCATGATCATGACCGGCGACCCGATCGAGGCGGAGAAGGCGCTGGCTTGGGGGCTGGTGAGCGAGATCGTGCCGGCGGAAAAGCTCCAGGCCCGGGCCCGTGAGATCGCCGCCGCCATCGCGGCGCGGGCGCCGATCGCGGCTGAGACGGCGAAGCTCAATCTCCGCGCCGCTTTCTCGATGCCGCTCGACAAGGCTATAGAATACGAGCGCGACCTCCAGACCGTCTGCTTCGCGACCGAGGACGCGATGGAGGGGCGCCAGGCCTTCAAGGAAAAGCGCGCGCCGCTCTTCAAGCGCCGCTGA
- a CDS encoding type 2 periplasmic-binding domain-containing protein yields the protein MPAYEGLTWDHPRGYKALEAAAAGLSEAKDGLTIRWDRQPLEGFESHPIDDLCRRYDIVVLDHPHIGEAVAKRCLRPLETLFAPQEIAAWGRDTIGPCLTSYRYAGSHWALPLDAATQVMALRPDLLDRDPPRTWSEVVALPDKLPVCLSLAGPHAILSLMSISVSLGTAPGAGEPGRFLPPPAVSAALEILRPLAARSLPAARGLNPIGILCRMASGDDLALCPLVYGYVNYAAPRDPKARRVAFHDAPAATATGRPGSTLGGTGIAISRRCQATPALLDHLRWLMAPEAQTGFIPTHDGQPSRRESWQDVAVNAAWGDFYKNCFRTLELAWVRPRFDGYIAFQTQASAILRDGLAEGQGAAPIADRLQDCYAAHRPPDAEL from the coding sequence ATGCCGGCTTATGAGGGCCTGACCTGGGATCATCCGCGCGGCTACAAGGCGCTCGAGGCCGCCGCCGCGGGGCTGAGCGAGGCCAAGGACGGCTTGACGATCCGCTGGGACCGCCAGCCGCTCGAGGGCTTCGAATCCCATCCGATCGACGATCTCTGCCGGCGCTACGACATCGTGGTGCTCGATCATCCCCATATCGGCGAGGCGGTGGCCAAGCGCTGCCTGCGGCCCTTGGAGACGCTGTTCGCGCCGCAGGAGATCGCCGCCTGGGGACGGGACACGATCGGCCCCTGCCTGACGAGCTACCGCTACGCGGGCTCGCATTGGGCGCTGCCGCTCGATGCCGCGACCCAGGTGATGGCGCTGCGCCCCGATCTCCTGGATCGCGATCCGCCGCGGACCTGGAGCGAGGTGGTGGCGTTGCCCGACAAACTGCCAGTCTGCCTGTCGCTGGCGGGGCCCCATGCGATCCTGAGCCTGATGTCGATCTCGGTTTCGCTGGGAACGGCGCCGGGCGCGGGCGAGCCGGGCCGGTTCCTGCCGCCGCCGGCCGTATCGGCGGCGCTCGAGATCCTGCGGCCGCTGGCGGCGCGCAGCCTCCCGGCGGCGAGGGGGCTCAATCCCATCGGCATCCTGTGCCGCATGGCGTCAGGCGACGATCTGGCGCTCTGCCCGCTGGTCTATGGCTATGTGAACTATGCGGCGCCGCGCGATCCGAAGGCGCGGCGGGTGGCCTTCCATGATGCGCCGGCGGCGACGGCAACGGGCCGGCCCGGTTCCACCCTGGGCGGAACCGGCATCGCCATCAGCCGGCGCTGCCAGGCGACGCCGGCCTTGCTCGACCATCTGCGCTGGCTGATGGCGCCCGAGGCTCAGACCGGCTTCATCCCGACCCATGATGGTCAGCCCAGCCGGCGCGAATCCTGGCAGGATGTTGCCGTGAACGCGGCCTGGGGCGATTTCTACAAGAACTGCTTCCGCACCCTGGAACTGGCCTGGGTGCGGCCGCGCTTCGACGGTTATATCGCCTTCCAGACGCAAGCCTCGGCGATCCTGCGCGACGGCCTGGCCGAAGGGCAGGGCGCCGCCCCGATCGCGGACCGGCTGCAGGATTGCTATGCGGCGCATCGGCCGCCGGACGCCGAACTCTAG
- a CDS encoding CaiB/BaiF CoA transferase family protein yields the protein MGILSGYRVLDCSIAMAGPFAAQRLGDLGADVVKVEPVTGEWQRHVSAGGAKGNRVNVSFLSLNRNKRSIAVDLKSAEGKAVLLDLVKTADVFLQNYRPGVAKRLGVDYESLSKVNPKLVYVSMSGYGETGPYIDKPGQDLVLQGMSGAMLSAGRAGEAPTPAGQYLVDAVTAYTAFEGALAALLHRERTGEGQLVKVNMLDAITTLQMQELSIFTVAHKPQTRSAEPHAHVYIRAPYGAFATKDNPIIVAFPSLKKFGALIGEESFLTMEDEVDSWTRRDEIFAKTRQRLAAKTSAEWLKLFAENDIWAGPVYGYADLVKDPQILHNGTFVEYDHPTEGHVKTPGFPIQFSKTPSKVDRGAPLAGQHTREILKSAGYDDARIDALLKSGALAETKV from the coding sequence ATGGGTATCCTCTCCGGCTATCGCGTCCTCGACTGCTCGATCGCCATGGCGGGGCCGTTCGCGGCGCAGCGCCTGGGCGATCTGGGCGCCGATGTCGTGAAGGTCGAGCCGGTGACGGGCGAATGGCAGCGCCATGTCTCGGCGGGCGGCGCCAAGGGCAACCGCGTCAATGTCTCCTTCCTCTCGCTCAACCGGAACAAGCGCTCGATCGCGGTCGACCTGAAATCGGCCGAGGGCAAGGCCGTGCTGCTGGACCTGGTGAAGACGGCCGACGTCTTCCTGCAGAACTACCGGCCGGGCGTCGCCAAGCGGCTCGGCGTCGATTATGAGAGCCTGTCGAAGGTCAACCCCAAGCTGGTCTATGTCTCGATGTCGGGCTATGGCGAGACCGGCCCCTATATCGACAAGCCGGGGCAGGACCTGGTGCTGCAGGGCATGTCGGGCGCCATGCTGTCAGCGGGGCGCGCCGGCGAGGCGCCGACCCCGGCGGGGCAGTATCTGGTCGATGCGGTGACGGCCTATACGGCCTTCGAGGGCGCGCTCGCGGCGCTGCTCCATCGCGAGCGCACCGGCGAAGGGCAGCTCGTCAAGGTCAACATGCTGGATGCCATCACCACGCTTCAGATGCAGGAGCTCTCGATCTTCACGGTGGCCCATAAGCCGCAGACCCGCTCGGCCGAGCCCCATGCCCATGTCTATATCCGCGCGCCCTATGGCGCCTTCGCGACCAAGGACAACCCCATCATCGTCGCCTTTCCGAGCCTCAAGAAGTTCGGCGCGCTCATCGGCGAGGAGAGCTTCCTGACGATGGAGGACGAGGTCGATTCCTGGACGCGCCGCGACGAGATCTTCGCCAAGACGCGCCAGCGCCTCGCGGCCAAGACCTCGGCCGAATGGCTGAAGCTCTTCGCCGAGAACGACATCTGGGCCGGCCCCGTCTATGGCTATGCGGATCTGGTGAAGGACCCGCAGATCCTCCATAACGGCACCTTCGTCGAATATGACCATCCGACCGAAGGCCATGTGAAGACGCCGGGTTTCCCGATCCAGTTCTCCAAGACCCCGTCCAAGGTCGATCGCGGCGCGCCGCTCGCGGGCCAGCATACCCGCGAGATCCTCAAATCCGCCGGCTATGACGATGCGCGCATCGATGCGCTGCTGAAATCGGGCGCGCTCGCCGAGACCAAAGTCTAG